Proteins found in one Aspergillus chevalieri M1 DNA, chromosome 2, nearly complete sequence genomic segment:
- the ino80 gene encoding chromatin-remodeling ATPase INO80 (COG:L;~EggNog:ENOG410PFTZ;~InterPro:IPR027417,IPR000330,IPR038718,IPR001650, IPR020838,IPR014001,IPR031047;~PFAM:PF00176,PF00271,PF04851,PF13892;~go_component: GO:0005634 - nucleus [Evidence IEA];~go_component: GO:0031011 - Ino80 complex [Evidence IEA];~go_function: GO:0003677 - DNA binding [Evidence IEA];~go_function: GO:0005524 - ATP binding [Evidence IEA];~go_function: GO:0016887 - ATPase activity [Evidence IEA];~go_process: GO:0006281 - DNA repair [Evidence IEA];~go_process: GO:0006338 - chromatin remodeling [Evidence IEA];~go_process: GO:0006351 - transcription, DNA-templated [Evidence IEA]): protein MTGAPPYNPHSPTQQSRYPAYSPPNKTPHPFLPGNDQYQQHPPQTPPAYPPHSALARSPHYAHATPSLPATLPPLSSDPSAQYQMHSAAPTPQFSLPRPYSGSMLPGSGASPYAQSTPSHAPPPPRLESHSQSPTKRETDSSYSMVGNNAPGYSMMREPPRPASPTQEAKPARAADPMSFASILSGPTEEERLPPKRPSPPPAQMAPVAPPPPPLYIAGQTPKESEQVPVYPMPRFEEKQPIRERRRNVEQEEHLVGSLPVASSANGDVPDIKKTSAPIRVPAPRKLTERDMEIINKITADIDNGEKSDVEAPGFEAEYERYISKGKKRALSTEKAESMKRKRRRQDFLIRLGKTFEKQSTTGMDRFRYDHEEKVIFEVQDKEIQDEKERKKDMQRKRRRENTVRLEMQRKLEAERKANETDDAATKAKLMREVERAQKKIKSTKRALEGVTSPEEIGEVTPLAPNLEGGTTSSFHIGRSSPSRRKSNRGGTTARPKKSKEQKQAEKDAAEAAYAAMASDEPTSLAPMEDPRMESLKKETKGGRSKESTPIPMASYDSKGYNQIYEQIWRDIARKDIPKVYRIKATSLGTRQENLRKTAQLASKQSRKWQERTNKSMKDTQARAKRTMREMTTFWKRNEREERDLRRLAEKQEIESAKKAEAEREANRQRRKLNFLISQTELYSHFIGRKIKGTEADASGDTAVDGSNEIVQSGKGQEHTVDMPPSVADPNTKVTTSFDELDFDAEDETALRQAAMANAQNAVQQAQDRARAFNAEQDQMAAFDEGELNFQNPTSLGDIEISQPTMLTTKLKEYQLKGLNWLVNLYEQGINGILADEMGLGKTIQSISVMAYLAEYHNIWGPFLVIAPASTLHNWQQEITKFVPNIKVLPYWGSSKDRKILRKFWDRKHITYTKDSEFHVLVTSYQLVVIDAQYFQKIKWQYMILDEAQAIKSSQSSRWKNLLGFSCRNRLLLTGTPIQNNMQELWALLHFIMPTLFDSHDEFSEWFSKDIESHAQSNTKLNEDQLRRLHMILKPFMLRRVKKHVQQELGDKVEKDIFCDLTYRQRAYYANLRNRVSIMDLIERAAVGDEADSTTLMNLVMQFRKVCNHPDLFERAETKSPFSQAHFAETASFVREGHFVDFAYSTRNIIEYDLPRLLCDSAGRIDMAGPDNKQAGFRNKYLAHMLNIWTPENIKKSAEEDSAFSFLRFVDTSAEEAYKTSHLGVFERAYRRRGKTNRLSRLNVVYDGDEDDGNSVLSHSMLNIVDRNDRHALDEVATEGYMRDLMTVSSSTFERKGLSIIEPSASPAASAPPIQVSCSNQGAYKEIRDSFFNIPVRHALYGIPSRSIDEQILEHKADPRLFTAAPILPKPISDKGRYTHIEVPSMHRFVTDSGKLAKLDELLRELKAGGHRVLLYFQMTRMIDLMEEYLTYRNYKYCRLDGSTKLEDRRDTVADFQQRPEIFVFLLSTRAGGLGINLTAADTVIFYDSDWNPTIDSQAMDRAHRLGQTRQVTVYRLITRNTIEERIRKRALQKEEVQRVVITGGAAGGVDFNTRNRESRTKDIAMWLADDEQAELIEQKEKEAAERGEVLGAAKASKKATQKKKKELSLDDMYHEGEGNFDDANKQQSGAATPDIGTPTSTPAPKRGRGRGGGSAKGTSKRAKTTNERLRLIDGDGGLS from the exons ATGACGGGGGCGCCCCCATATAATCCTCATTCCCCTACCCAACAGTCTCGCTATCCCGCTTATTCGCCACCGAATAAGACTCCTCACCCTTTTTTACCAGGCAATGATCAATACCAGCAGCATCCACCGCAGACGCCGCCAGCCTATCCCCCACACTCCGCGCTTGCCAGGAGCCCTCACTATGCCCACGCGACGCCATCCCTGCCCGCCACGTTACCACCGTTGAGTAGCGACCCGAGCGCTCAGTACCAGATGCATTCGGCCGCGCCTACTCCGCAGTTCTCGTTGCCCCGGCCATACTCGGGTTCGATGCTGCCGGGCAGCGGCGCATCTCCATATGCTCAGTCTACGCCATCGCAtgctcctcctccgccccgGCTGGAGAGTCATTCGCAGTCTCCTACCAAGAGGGAAACGGATTCTTCGTATTCAATGGTTGGGAATAATGCTCCGGGCTACTCGATGATGCGAGAGCCGCCAAGGCCGGCTTCTCCCACACAGGAAGCA AAACCAGCGAGAGCGGCCGATCCCATGTCGTTTGCCAGTATCCTCTCGGGCCCTACTGAAGAGGAGCGCCTGCCCCCGAAGAGACCTTCTCCTCCCCCGGCACAGATGGCTCCCGTTGcgcctcctccgccaccaTTGTATATAGCGGGCCAGACGCCGAAAGAATCAGAGCAGGTTCCGGTCTATCCAATGCCAAGGTTCGAGGAAAAGCAGCCGATAAGGGAGCGTCGTCGAAATGTGGAGCAGGAGGAGCATCTTGTTGGCAGTCTACCTGTCGCCTCTTCCGCCAACGGTGATGTTCCGGACATAAAGAAGACTTCTGCACCAATTCGGGTCCCTGCGCCGCGCAAGCTCACCGAGCGGGATATGGAAATTATCAACAAAATCACCGCCGATATCGACAATGGGGAGAAGAGCGATGTGGAGGCACCGGGTTTTGAAGCGGAGTATGAACGTTACATCTCCAAGGGCAAGAAGCGTGCTCTCAGCACCGAAAAGGCCGAGAGTATGAAGCGCAAG CGCCGACGACAAGATTTCCTCATCAGGCTTGGCAAGACATTTGAGAAACAATCGACCACAGGAATGGATCGTTTCAGATATGACCACGAGGAGAAGGTCATCTTCGAAGTACAAGATAAAGAAATCCAAGATGAGAAGGAACGCAAGAAGGACATGCAACGGAAACGGCGACGGGAGAATACGGTTCGGCTTGAGATGCAGAGAAAGCTTGAGGCGGAACGGAAAGCGAACGAGACCGACGATGCTGCTACAAAAGCCAAGCTTATGCGGGAAGTCGAGCGAGCTCAGAAGAAGATCAAATCCACCAAGAGAGCTTTGGAAGGCGTTACATCTCCCGAGGAGATTGGCGAAGTGACTCCCCTGGCCCCCAACCTCGAAGGGGGTACCACCAGTTCCTTCCATATTGGCAGGAGCTCTCCGTCGCGGCGCAAGTCGAACCGTGGGGGCACCACTGCCCGGCCCAAGAAGTCCAAGGAGCAAAAACAAGCCGAAAAAGATGCCGCAGAAGCCGCTTATGCGGCTATGGCTAGTGACGAGCCTACATCTCTTGCTCCCATGGAAGATCCTCGGATGGAGTCGCTCAAGAAAGAAACCAAGGGTGGTCGGTCCAAGGAGTCCACGCCCATTCCCATGGCATCGTACGACAGTAAGGGCTACAACCAGATTTACGAGCAGATCTGGCGAGACATTGCGCGTAAAGACATTCCCAAGGTCTATCGTATCAAGGCTACTTCGCTTGGTACCCGCCAAGAAAACCTGCGCAAGACGGCTCAACTGGCCAGCAAGCAATCTCGCAAGTGGCAGGAACGTACAAACAAGAGCATGAAAGACACCCAGGCTCGCGCCAAGCGGACTATGCGAGAGATGACGACTTTCTGGAAACGGAACGAGCGAGAGGAGCGTGACTTGCGCCGTCTGGCTGAGAAGCAGGAGATCGAATCGGCCAAGAAGGCGGAAGCTGAGCGTGAGGCCAACCGCCAGAGGCGCAAGCTCAACTTCCTTATTTCCCAGACCGAACTGTATTCTCACTTCATTGGCCGGAAGATCAAGGGCACGGAGGCCGATGCCTCTGGAGACACTGCTGTTGACGGTTCGAACGAGATCGTCCAGTCTGGCAAGGGCCAGGAGCATACTGTGGACATGCCTCCCAGTGTCGCAGATCCGAACACCAAGGTTACCACCAGCTTCGACGAATTGgactttgatgcagaggacGAAACGGCTTTGCGACAGGCTGCCATGGCCAATGCGCAGAATGCCGTTCAGCAAGCCCAGGATCGTGCGCGCGCTTTCAACGCTGAGCAGGACCAGATGGCGGCCTTTGATGAGGGCGAGCTGAACTTCCAGAACCCCACCAGTTTGGGTGACATTGAGATTTCTCAGCCGACCATGCTTACGACCAAATTGAAGGAATACCAGTTGAAGGGTCTCAATTGGTTGGTCAATTTGTACGAGCAGGGTATCAACGGTATTCTGGCCGATGAAATGGGTCTCGGAAAGACTATCCAGTCCATCTCAGTCATGGCTTACCTCGCTGAATACCACAACATCTGGGGTCCGTTCTTGGTCATTGCTCCCGCGTCCACCCTGCACAACTGGCAACAGGAGATCACCAagttcgttcccaacatcaAGGTCTTGCCCTACTGGGGTTCATCCAAGGACCGTAAGATTCTTCGGAAGTTCTGGGACCGCAAGCACATAACTTACACCAAGGACTCAGAGTTCCACGTACTAGTGACTTCGTATCAGCTGGTGGTTATTGACGCGCAGTACTTCCAGAAGATCAAGTGGCAGTACATGATTCTTGATGAGGCTCAGGCTATCAAGTCGTCGCAGAGTTCTCGTTGGAAGAACCTTCTTGGGTTCTCTTGTCGGAATCGTCTCTTGCTTACTGGTACGCCTATTCAAAACAACATGCAGGAACTCTGGGCTCTTCTGCACTTCATCATGCCGACCCTGTTCGACTCTCATGATGAGTTCAGCGAGTGGTTCTCGAAGGATATTGAGTCGCACGCGCAAAGTAATACGAAGCTCAACGAGGACCAGCTTCGACGTCTGCACATGATCCTGAAGCCTTTCATGCTCCGTCGTGTCAAGAAGCACGTCCAGCAAGAGCTTGGAGACAAGGTCGAAAAGGATATTTTCTGCGATTTGACCTACCGTCAACGGGCGTACTATGCCAACTTGCGGAACCGTGTCAGTATCATGGATCTTATTGAACGGGCCGCCGTGGGTGATGAGGCGGACAGCACAACCTTGATGAATTTGGTCATGCAGTTCCGGAAGGTCTGCAATCATCCGGACCTGTTCGAACGCGCTGAGACAAAATCGCCGTTCTCCCAAGCGCACTTTGCGGAGACTGCTTCCTTTGTGCGTGAAGGGCATTTCGTTGACTTTGCCTATTCAACGCGCAATATCATCGAGTACGACCTGCCGCGACTTCTGTGTGACTCTGCTGGTCGTATCGATATGGCTGGTCCTGATAACAAGCAAGCCGGTTTTCGCAACAAGTACCTCGCCCACATGTTGAACATCTGGACTCCTGAAAACATCAAAAAGAGTGCTGAGGAAGATTCAGCGTTCTCGTTCCTTCGATTCGTCGACACCTCTGCTGAAGAGGCCTACAAGACTTCGCATCTTGGAGTCTTCGAGCGGGCATACCGCCGTCGCGGAAAGACGAACCGGCTGTCCCGGCTAAACGTTGTCTACGAcggggatgaggatgatggcaACTCGGTCCTGTCTCATTCCATGTTGAATATTGTCGATAGGAATGACCGTCATGCTTTGGATGAGGTCGCTACAGAAGGCTACATGCGCGACTTGATGACGGTGTCTAGCTCTACATTCGAGCGCAAGGGTCTTAGTATTATCGAACCTTCCGCGAGTCCGGCAGCCTCGGCTCCGCCGATCCAGGTTTCCTGCTCTAACCAGGGAGCCTACAAGGAAATTAGGGACAGCTTCTTCAACATTCCTGTGCGACATGCTTTGTACGGCATCCCGTCGAGGAGCATTGACGAACAGATTCTAGAGCACAAGGCAGACCCAAGACTGTTCACAGCTGCGCCGATCCTGCCGAAGCCGATCTCTGACAAGGGACGGTACACGCACATCGAAGTGCCATCCATGCACCGATTCGTCACTGACTCGGGTAAACTAGCCAAGCTAGATGAACTGTTACGCGAGCTCAAGGCGGGCGGTCACCGTGTACTGCTGTACTTCCAGATGACTCGTATGATCGACCTCATGGAGGAGTATTTGACGTACCGCAACTACAAGTACTGCCGCTTGGATGGAAGCACGAAACTGGAGGATCGTCGGGACACGGTTGCGGACTTCCAGCAACGGCCCGAAATCTTCGTGTTCCTGCTGTCGACCCGTGCTGGTGGTCTTGGTATCAACTTGACTGCCGCAGACACGGTCATCTTCTACGACTCCGACTGGAATCCGACCATTGATTCGCAGGCCATGGACCGAGCACACAGACTGGGTCAGACGAGGCAGGTTACGGTGTACCGACTCATTACGCGCAACACGATTGAAGAGCGAATCCGCAAGCGTGCGTTGCAGAAGGAAGAGGTGCAGCGCGTCGTCATTACGGGTGGCGCGGCTGGTGGCGTCGACTTCAACACTCGCAACCGTGAAAGCCGTACTAAGGACATTGCGATGTGGCTTGCAGATGATGAACAGGCCGAGCTCATCGagcagaaagagaaggaagctGCCGAGCGCGGCGAGGTGCTTGGTGCTGCTAAGGCTAGTAAGAAGGCcacgcagaagaagaagaaggagcttTCTCTGGATGACATGTATCACGAGG GCGAAGGCAACTTTGACGATGCCAATAAACAACAGTCTGGAGCCGCAACGCCGGATATTGGCACACCGACATCTACGCCGGCGCCTAAACGGGgccgaggacgaggaggtgGCAGTGCCAAAGGTACATCCAAAAGAGCCAAGACGACCAACGAAAGATTGCGATTGATTGATGGCGACGGAGGACTGAGCTGA
- the hemA gene encoding 5-aminolevulinic acid synthase HemA (BUSCO:EOG09261NLR;~COG:H;~EggNog:ENOG410PHKA;~InterPro:IPR001917,IPR004839,IPR015424,IPR010961, IPR015421,IPR015422;~PFAM:PF00155;~go_function: GO:0003824 - catalytic activity [Evidence IEA];~go_function: GO:0003870 - 5-aminolevulinate synthase activity [Evidence IEA];~go_function: GO:0016740 - transferase activity [Evidence IEA];~go_function: GO:0030170 - pyridoxal phosphate binding [Evidence IEA];~go_process: GO:0009058 - biosynthetic process [Evidence IEA];~go_process: GO:0033014 - tetrapyrrole biosynthetic process [Evidence IEA]): MESLLQQSRAMCPFLKRTAPSALRSLATATRPSTSPGGGTMSNLQILARRCPVMSKALAVQSARMSGTKRFTSCAAGVAGLGSAGHGNGIHEKKHLRGRQALHTTAGNGASIQSETYKKEHAPNLSQIEKTPIEVASAMAGSCPQAPENKRFDYNSFYNGELEKKHKDKSYRYFNNINRLAHEFPRAHTASAEERVTVWCSNDYLGMGRNPEVLATMHETLDTYGAGAGGTRNISGHNQHAVALENTLAKLHGKEAALVFSSCFVANDATLATLGSKMPDCVILSDSLNHASMIQGIRHSGAKKMVFKHNDLVDLETKLASLPLNIPKIIAFESVYSMCGSIAPIEKIQDLADKYGAITFLDEVHAVGMYGPHGAGVAEHLDYDIYASQDTPNPYSTKGTIMDRVDIITGTLGKAYGCVGGYIAGSAALVDTIRSLAPGFIFTTSLPPATMAGANTAIQYQGRHNRDRVLQQLHTRAVKETLKELDIPVIPNPSHIIPLLVGDAEVAKQASDKLLEEHGIYVQAINYPTVPRGEERLRITPTPGHVKEHRDHLVAAIQSVWNDLGIKRTSDWKATGGFVGVGVEAAEAENTPMWSDAQLGLQPSENQDLEAAVEREFAAAAASVLRMQTPTPASARVQPAAAMGASPIGVAA, from the exons ATGGAGTCCCTTCTCCAGCAATCCCGGGCCATGTGCCCATTCCTCAAGCGCACCGCGCCCTCCGCGCTGCGCTCGCTCGCAACAGCCACCCGTCCCAGCACCAGTCCCGGCGGAGGTACCATGTCCAACCTCCAGATTCTGGCTCGTCGCTGTCCCGTTATGAGCAAGGCGTTGGCTGTTCAGAGCGCCCGTATGTCCGGTACCAAGCGCTTCACGTCATGTGCGGCTGGTGTGGCGGGACTTGGCTCCGCCGGTCACGGAAACGGAATTCACGAGAAGAAGCATCTCCGTGGACGACAGGCGTTGCACACTACCGCTGGCAATGGGGCTAGTATCCAGTCGGAGACCTACAAGAAGGAGCATG CCCCCAATCTGTCTCAGATTGAGAAGACCCCGATAGAGGTTGCGTCCGCGATGGCCGGCTCCTGCCCCCAAGCCCCCGAGAACAAGCGATTCGATTACAATTCCTTCTACAATGGCGAATTGGAGAAGAAGCACAAGGACAAGTCGTACCGGTACTTCAACAACATCAACCGTCTGGCTCATGAGTTCCCACGCGCCCACACGGCCTCTGCTGAGGAGCGGGTGACGGTGTGGTGCTCCAATGACTATCTCGGCATGGGACGCAACCCCGAGGTTCTCGCGACGATGCACGAGACGCTGGATACGTATGGTGCGGGTGCTGGTGGTACCCGTAACATTTCCGGGCACAACCAACATGCCGTGGCGTTGGAGAACACATTGGCCAAGTTGCATGGCAAGGAGGCTGCGCTGGTGTTCAGTTCGTGCTTTGTAGCTAATGATGCCACGCTTGCTACACTGGGAAGCAAGATGCCTGACTGTGTGATCTTGTCGGATAGTCTGAACCATGCGTCCATGATACAGGGTATCCGCCACTCTGGCGCGAAGAAGATGGTCTTCAAGCACAATGACCTGGTTGATCTGGAAACCAAGCTGGCTTCTTTGCCCTTGAATATTCCCAAAATCATTGCTTTCGAGTCTGTCTATAGTATGTGCGGATCGATTGCCCCGATTGAGAAGATCCAGGATTTGGCGGACAAGTACGGCGCCATCACCTTCTTGGACGAAGTGCATGCCGTTGGCATGTACGGTCCTCATGGCGCCGGTGTTGCGGAGCATCTCGACTACGATATCTACGCTTCGCAGGATACCCCCAACCCTTACAGCACCAAAGGTACTATCATGGACCGTGTGGACATCATCACCGGTACACTTGGTAAAGCGTACGGATGCGTAGGAGGCTACATTGCCGGGTCCGCGGCACTTGTCGACACAATTCGCTCCCTTGCCCCAGGGTTCATCTTCACCACCTCGTTGCCACCCGCGACCATGGCCGGGGCCAACACGGCCATCCAGTACCAAGGCCGCCACAACCGCGACCGTGTCCTGCAGCAACTGCACACGCGCGCCGTTAAGGAAACCCTCAAGGAACTGGACATCCCTGTGATCCCCAACCCATCGCACATTATCCCCCTGCTCGTCGGCGACGCCGAAGTCGCCAAGCAGGCATCCGACAAGCTCCTCGAGGAGCATGGCATCTACGTGCAAGCCATCAACTACCCCACCGTGCCCCGCGGCGAGGAACGTCTCCGTATCACCCCAACCCCCGGCCACGTCAAGGAACACCGCGACCACCTCGTGGCCGCGATCCAGTCCGTCTGGAACGATCTGGGCATCAAGCGCACCAGCGACTGGAAGGCGACCGGCGGATTTGTCGGCGTGGGCGTTGAAGCTGCCGAGGCAGAGAACACGCCCATGTGGAGCGATGCCCAGCTTGGGTTGCAGCCAAGTGAAAACCAGGATCTGGAAGCGGCCGTGGAACGCGAGtttgcggctgcggctgcgtcCGTACTGCGGATGCAGACCCCCACTCCTGCTTCTGCACGGGTTCAGCCGGCTGCGGCCATGGGGGCTTCGCCTATCGGTGTTGCTGCTTAG
- the RPA49 gene encoding DNA-directed RNA polymerase I subunit RPA49 (BUSCO:EOG09262BVA;~COG:K;~EggNog:ENOG410PITZ;~InterPro:IPR009668;~PFAM:PF06870;~go_function: GO:0003677 - DNA binding [Evidence IEA];~go_process: GO:0006351 - transcription, DNA-templated [Evidence IEA]), translating into MPSDKIDKKRKRHSDRHERPSKKPALELQNLPPLSASLIEDNSELAPVIVTTPGVNQPRSINLQPYLKPRANTSSTSFSTRNKGIVSSEILLQSSEHPKLDFVGREANDDADSQLKHYIAVIDPEKKTWQFVEARKVTLRGAVRKMKPLEDEESSEDEEMVTSLPTLSLEMQMLIVQQTMRAQKTALTHAFGTKQSKKVVQSMAENAQLSNAPAGAANAAESALLSSMPADSATDMASKTAAVQAQVQAAKPLPQANLAATHPADVYPVDVLVPNGSSTLRQLPGVKEWTETVGSGLAVTTTSRYVSRRVEAVVKSGNTTQIQILRFILLLLEFARSLRPGGRDAGPGSKRLPPRDDLRRVLSSSSGSISAKNTLASAPTSTENTLPDPVIDAIRRRFAPQGSHLSKNDITLLHTTICALSLHIPPQPAKDGGSSTQGGNSANELATDPSDLRDDLRLDNTVVTQYFRELGCRVDKPRETEFAKWGIKGGKAEAAARRVARLKVPVEFPKVSRGGRK; encoded by the exons ATGCCTTCAGACAAAATCGACAAAAAGCGCAAGCGGCACTCAGACCGCCACGAGCGTCCAAGCAAAAAACCTGCTCTCGAACTGCAGAATCTGCCTCCGCTATCCGCCAGCTTGATCGAGGATAATAGCGAATTGGCTCCTGTTATTG TGACAACGCCCGGTGTCAACCAACCCCGAAGCATCAACCTCCAACCGTACCTCAAACCGCGCGCAAACACTTCTTCCACCTCTTTCTCCACGCGCAACAAGGGAATTGTCTCGTCTGAGATTCTGCTGCAATCGTCCGAGCATCCCAAGCTTGACTTTGTGGGACGGGAAGCGAACGATGATGCGGACTCGCAGTTGAAGCATTACATTGCGGTGATTGACCCGGAGAAGAAGACATGGCAGTTTGTCGAGGCGCGCAAGGTCACCCTGCGGGGTGCtgtgaggaagatgaagcctcttgaggatgaggaaagcagtgaggatgaagagatgGTAACCTCCCTCCCGACTCTATCCCTAGAAATGCAGATGCTAATTGTGCAGCAAACAATGCGCGCCCAAAAAACCGCCCTCACCCACGCTTTCGGTACGAAACAATCCAAGAAAGTCGTCCAGTCCATGGCCGAAAACGCCCAACTCTCCAATGCCCCCGCCGGCGCTGCCAATGCCGCCGAATCTGCCCTCCTCTCGTCCATGCCTGCCGACTCCGCTACGGACATGGCCTCCAAGACCGCCGCCGTGCAGGCGCAGGTGCAGGCCGCAAAGCCTCTTCCTCAGGCAAACCTGGCTGCTACGCATCCCGCGGATGTGTATCCGGTGGACGTGCTGGTTCCCAATGGCTCCTCGACACTGCGACAATTGCCCGGTGTCAAAGAGTGGACGGAGACCGTGGGCTCCGGGCTCGCAGTTACAACGACCTCACGATACGTCTCGCGCCGCGTCGAAGCAGTCGTCAAATCGGGAAACACTACACAAATCCAAATCCTCCGCtttatcctcctcctcctcgaatTTGCCCGCTCCCTCCGCCCCGGCGGCCGTGACGCAGGACCAGGAAGCAAACGCCTCCCACCCCGCGACGACCTCCGCCGtgtcctctcctcctcctcgggcTCAATCTCTGCAAAGAACACCCTCGCGTCCGCACCTACGTCTACAGAGAACACCCTCCCGGACCCCGTCATCGACGCGATCCGCCGCCGCTTCGCCCCGCAGGGCTCGCACCTCTCCAAAAACGACATCACCCTCCTGCACACCACCATCTGCGCATTGTCGCTGCACATCCCCCCGCAGCCAGCCAAGGACGGCGGCTCCAGCACACAGGGCGGGAACTCGGCCAACGAACTCGCTACAGACCCCTCAGATCTGCGCGATGATCTTAGACTGGATAATACGGTTGTCACGCAATATTTCCGCGAGTTGGGATGTCGGGTTGACAAGCCGCGCGAGACGGAGTTTGCGAAGTGGGGGATTAAGGGTGGGAAGGCTGAGGCTGCTGCTAGGCGTGTGGCTAGGTTGAAGGTTCCCGTGGAGTTTCCGAAGGTTAGTCGCGGTGGGAGGAAGTAA